Proteins from one Acidiphilium multivorum AIU301 genomic window:
- a CDS encoding MFS transporter: MSAPLGTDLARPRLPRAIWALGCVSLLMDISSEMIHALLPVFLVVTLGAGTEMVGLIEGVGEGTASIVKVFSGWLSDRLGRRKALAVAGYAMGALSKPVFALAPAAGWVLGARVFDRIGKGVRGAPRDALVGDLAPPGMSGAAFGLRQSLDTVGAFAGPLLAIVLMAASGDDIRLVFWLALPFGLAAVLLLAVAVRDPPRKASHRPARLPLRRSEFVQLGPRFRAVVLAGAVLTLARFGEAFLVLRARSLGLPLALTPAVLVVMNVVYGLAAYPAGRLADRLDRRGVLAAGFGVLVLADLCLGFAPGLVVGMAGIALFGLHMGLTQGVLSALVSDAAPETARGTAFGIFHLAGGVALLAASLLAGVAWSLAGPAATFLASAGFAVIGLILLFALVDAGHARAR; this comes from the coding sequence ATGAGCGCCCCGCTCGGCACGGACCTCGCGCGGCCGCGCCTGCCGCGCGCGATCTGGGCGCTCGGCTGCGTGAGCCTGCTGATGGATATCTCCTCGGAGATGATCCACGCGCTGCTGCCGGTCTTTCTCGTCGTCACGCTCGGCGCCGGCACCGAGATGGTCGGGCTGATCGAAGGGGTGGGCGAGGGCACGGCCTCGATCGTCAAGGTGTTCTCGGGCTGGCTCAGCGACCGGCTCGGCCGGCGCAAGGCGCTGGCCGTCGCCGGCTATGCGATGGGGGCGCTGTCGAAACCCGTCTTCGCGCTCGCCCCGGCGGCGGGCTGGGTGCTCGGCGCGCGCGTGTTCGACCGGATCGGCAAGGGGGTGCGCGGGGCGCCGCGCGATGCGCTGGTGGGCGATCTCGCGCCGCCCGGGATGAGCGGGGCGGCGTTCGGCCTGCGCCAGTCGCTCGACACGGTGGGCGCCTTCGCCGGCCCGCTGCTCGCGATCGTGCTGATGGCGGCGAGCGGCGACGATATCCGCCTCGTCTTCTGGCTGGCGCTGCCCTTCGGCCTTGCCGCCGTGCTGCTGCTCGCGGTCGCGGTGCGCGATCCGCCGCGCAAGGCGAGCCACCGGCCCGCGCGCCTGCCGCTGCGGCGGAGCGAATTCGTCCAGCTCGGCCCGCGCTTTCGCGCCGTCGTGCTCGCCGGCGCGGTGCTGACGCTCGCCCGCTTCGGCGAGGCGTTCCTCGTGCTGCGCGCCCGCAGCCTCGGCCTGCCGCTGGCGCTCACCCCGGCGGTGCTGGTGGTGATGAACGTGGTCTACGGGCTTGCGGCCTATCCGGCCGGGCGGCTGGCGGACCGGCTGGACCGGCGGGGCGTGCTGGCGGCCGGATTCGGGGTGCTGGTGCTCGCCGATCTGTGCCTCGGTTTCGCGCCGGGCCTTGTGGTGGGCATGGCCGGCATCGCCCTGTTCGGCCTGCATATGGGGCTGACCCAGGGCGTGCTGTCGGCGCTGGTGTCCGACGCGGCGCCGGAGACGGCGCGGGGCACGGCGTTCGGCATCTTTCACCTCGCCGGCGGGGTGGCGCTGCTGGCGGCGAGCCTGCTCGCCGGCGTGGCGTGGAGCCTGGCCGGGCCGGCGGCGACCTTCCTGGCCAGCGCCGGCTTTGCCGTGATCGGGCTGATCCTGCTTTTCGCGCTGGTGGATGCCGGCCACGCGCGCGCGCGGTAA
- a CDS encoding transketolase family protein — translation MTPHLKTAEQRLLWLSHWMIHNANHLRPKVDGIKTGGHQASSASMVGIMAALYFTALRPEDRVAVKPHAAPVFHAMQYLMGNTTRERLETFRGFGGTQSYPSRTKDDDDVDFSTGSVGLGVAITSFAALVQDYIAAKPWGRDVRRGRMVALMGDAEIDEGNIHECLQEGWKNGLRDVWWVIDYNRQSLDGVAREGLWQRIEKIFEAFGWDVVRIKYGALQRAAFAEPGGEALRRWIDSCPNQRYAALTFQGGAAWRKRLLDELGDQGAVSALIARRSDAELAALMENLGGNCVQTMADVFAAIDHDRPTCFLAYTIKGWGTPIAGHKDNHGGVMTVEQMQAWQRHMGVGQGEEWERFAAVADVDGFRAWLDAVPFFAAGRRRHDDAHLPVPALASPGEREISTQAAFGRILDDLARGDSALAARILTTSPDVTGTTSLGPWVNRRRLFAREAMADLFRAEKIPSTARWDFAPEGQHLELGIAETNLMLLLAAAGLARSLFGRRLIPIGTVYDPFIARGLDALNYACYQDARFLLVGTPSGVTLAPEGGAHQSIGTPAIGMTQPGLAAFEPAFADELAAIMEWAFDHLQRDDADPYTDPRTGLADAAGGSVYLRLSTNPVEQPGRRGTAWRQGATDGAYWLREPGPNAELVIAYQGVVAPEAIRAAGALAESRRDIGVLAVTSADRLHAGWSASQRARCRGEAVTSLAERLLAPLPRDCRIVTVIDGHPATLSWLGGVAGHAVLPLGVERFGQTGTIADLYRANGIDAAAIIERVGTFTSGRPVLAFPARPRARSGAAALAG, via the coding sequence ATGACGCCGCATCTGAAAACCGCCGAACAGCGCCTGCTCTGGCTGTCGCACTGGATGATCCACAACGCCAACCACCTCCGGCCGAAGGTGGATGGCATCAAGACCGGCGGGCATCAGGCCTCCTCCGCCTCGATGGTGGGCATCATGGCGGCGCTCTATTTCACCGCGCTGCGCCCGGAGGACCGCGTCGCGGTCAAGCCGCACGCCGCCCCGGTGTTTCACGCGATGCAATACCTGATGGGCAACACCACGCGCGAGCGGCTGGAGACTTTCCGCGGCTTCGGCGGCACCCAGAGCTATCCGAGCCGCACCAAGGACGATGACGACGTCGATTTCTCCACCGGATCGGTGGGCCTCGGCGTCGCCATCACCTCCTTCGCCGCGCTGGTGCAGGACTATATCGCGGCGAAGCCATGGGGGCGGGATGTGCGGCGCGGCCGCATGGTCGCGCTGATGGGCGATGCCGAGATCGACGAGGGCAACATCCACGAATGCCTCCAGGAAGGCTGGAAGAACGGGCTGCGCGATGTCTGGTGGGTGATCGACTACAACCGCCAGTCGCTCGACGGGGTGGCCCGCGAGGGGCTGTGGCAGCGCATCGAGAAGATCTTCGAGGCCTTCGGCTGGGATGTGGTGCGGATCAAGTACGGCGCGTTGCAGCGCGCGGCCTTCGCCGAGCCGGGCGGGGAGGCGCTGCGACGCTGGATCGATTCCTGCCCCAACCAGCGCTACGCAGCACTCACCTTCCAGGGCGGCGCGGCCTGGCGCAAGCGGCTGCTCGACGAGCTGGGCGACCAGGGCGCGGTCTCGGCGCTGATCGCCCGGCGCAGCGATGCCGAGCTGGCCGCGCTGATGGAAAATCTCGGCGGCAACTGCGTGCAGACCATGGCGGATGTTTTCGCCGCCATCGATCATGACCGCCCGACCTGCTTCCTCGCCTACACGATCAAGGGCTGGGGCACGCCGATCGCCGGGCACAAGGACAATCACGGCGGGGTGATGACGGTCGAGCAGATGCAGGCCTGGCAGCGCCACATGGGCGTGGGGCAGGGCGAGGAGTGGGAGCGGTTCGCCGCGGTGGCGGACGTGGACGGCTTCCGCGCCTGGCTCGACGCGGTGCCCTTCTTCGCCGCCGGCCGCCGCCGGCACGACGATGCGCATCTGCCGGTCCCCGCCCTCGCTTCACCCGGCGAGCGGGAGATCTCCACCCAGGCCGCCTTCGGCCGCATCCTCGACGATCTCGCCCGCGGCGACAGCGCGCTCGCCGCGCGCATCCTCACCACCTCGCCCGACGTCACCGGGACCACCTCGCTCGGCCCCTGGGTCAACCGCCGCCGCCTGTTCGCCCGCGAGGCGATGGCGGACCTCTTCCGCGCCGAGAAGATCCCCTCGACCGCGCGCTGGGATTTCGCGCCCGAGGGCCAGCATCTCGAACTCGGCATCGCCGAGACCAACCTGATGCTGCTGCTCGCCGCCGCCGGCCTCGCCCGTTCGCTGTTCGGCCGCCGCCTCATCCCCATCGGCACCGTCTACGATCCGTTCATCGCCCGCGGGCTCGATGCGCTGAACTACGCCTGTTACCAGGATGCCCGCTTCCTGCTGGTCGGCACGCCCTCCGGCGTCACCCTCGCGCCGGAGGGTGGGGCGCACCAGTCGATCGGCACGCCGGCGATCGGCATGACCCAGCCTGGCCTCGCCGCCTTCGAGCCGGCCTTCGCCGACGAGCTGGCGGCGATCATGGAATGGGCGTTCGACCATCTCCAGCGCGACGACGCCGATCCGTATACCGATCCGCGCACCGGCCTCGCCGATGCGGCGGGCGGCTCGGTCTATCTCCGCCTGTCCACCAACCCGGTCGAGCAGCCGGGCCGGCGCGGCACCGCCTGGCGGCAGGGGGCGACCGACGGCGCCTACTGGCTGCGCGAGCCGGGGCCGAACGCCGAACTCGTCATCGCCTATCAGGGGGTGGTGGCGCCGGAGGCGATCCGCGCCGCCGGGGCGCTGGCGGAAAGCCGGCGCGATATCGGCGTGCTCGCCGTCACCTCGGCCGACCGGCTGCATGCCGGCTGGAGCGCATCCCAGCGCGCGCGCTGCCGCGGCGAGGCGGTGACCTCGCTGGCCGAGCGCCTGCTCGCCCCGCTCCCGCGCGACTGCCGCATCGTCACGGTGATCGACGGCCATCCCGCCACCCTGTCCTGGCTCGGCGGCGTCGCCGGCCATGCGGTGCTGCCGCTCGGCGTCGAGCGCTTCGGCCAGACCGGCACCATCGCCGATCTCTACCGCGCCAACGGCATCGACGCCGCCGCGATCATCGAGCGCGTCGGCACCTTCACCAGCGGCCGCCCGGTGCTGGCCTTTCCGGCCCGCCCGCGCGCCCGGTCCGGGGCGGCCGCGCTGGCGGGGTGA
- a CDS encoding Lrp/AsnC family transcriptional regulator, with protein sequence MVKSGTIDDFDREILSALRSDARISMLDLAERVGLSATPVARRVRRLEREGIIRGYTVMIDEAALGFDVSVFVSVKLDKQVDDALVRFEAAIASFPEVVDCWLMTGNRDYLLRVVTTSLAAFEQFLVGQLTRVRGVASIESSIPLRRVKAGVSRSA encoded by the coding sequence ATGGTGAAATCCGGCACGATCGACGATTTCGATAGGGAGATCCTGTCCGCCCTGCGGAGCGACGCGCGGATCTCCATGCTCGACCTCGCCGAGCGGGTCGGGCTGAGTGCGACCCCGGTGGCCCGCCGCGTGCGCCGGCTGGAGCGCGAGGGCATCATCCGCGGCTATACCGTGATGATCGACGAGGCGGCCCTCGGCTTCGACGTGTCGGTGTTCGTCTCGGTCAAGCTCGACAAGCAGGTGGACGACGCGCTGGTGCGTTTCGAGGCGGCCATCGCCTCGTTCCCCGAGGTGGTCGATTGCTGGCTGATGACCGGCAACCGCGACTACCTGCTCCGGGTGGTGACGACGAGCCTCGCCGCGTTCGAGCAGTTCCTGGTCGGGCAACTGACGCGGGTGCGCGGCGTCGCCTCGATCGAGAGCTCGATCCCGCTGCGCCGGGTCAAGGCCGGGGTGTCGCGCTCGGCCTGA
- a CDS encoding putative bifunctional diguanylate cyclase/phosphodiesterase: MRKPKRSEPDETADPELEELIERDRAELLYSLGGGSVFVTVAVSFLLILLVQAPGEWSALLAWFAAIVLVSAIRSVDIFILFPRVRRKPFDGRKMIRRFGLGTSTLALLLGSFPIFFFPHLAVVERAYAFMVCFGMAGGSVTVLSASFPLIVTYCTAVLLPGVAETLIAYQPGGQKFAVIGIVGYISSFFFARTTSRTVLRGLRLMRTNQVLTLRSEQERVHLEAMKSDLADANESLERRVCERTAQLAHEVAERERYAAALSRLASTDPLTGLYNRPTFTARLAGRAEGSVGAPGRVALLFIDLDSFKQINDLRGHEMGDQVLRQTAERVARVIGATGDVARWGGDEFLVALPDCGGEEALRHAERLIEAIKTPITVGADVCRVEASVGVALYPDNGDTADSVIRAADVAMYAAKREGKSRAKRFDPVLADDMADRYDLEQGLRDAIKGDQFRLVFQPIIDARTGACTAFEALLRWNHPVRGAVSPATFIPVAEQSGQIERIGRWVLEEACRAATGWPDPSIAVTVNISVSHVLVGSLLDDVEHALAVSGLPPSRLKIEITETMFLHDADRSAPLFDRLRQMGVGILLDDFGTGFSSLSFLGNLPIDVIKIDQSFVRDAGRNGYATIEAILSIARALGLQVTAEGVETPEQNRNLVERGVGSVQGYLFSRPIPAAGVTDWLRMTGRVPDRPFDPAAAPALAASA, encoded by the coding sequence ATGCGTAAGCCCAAGCGATCAGAGCCTGACGAAACAGCCGATCCCGAACTGGAGGAGCTGATCGAGAGGGATCGTGCCGAACTGCTCTATTCGTTGGGCGGCGGCAGCGTGTTCGTCACGGTCGCGGTGTCGTTCCTGCTCATCCTCCTCGTGCAGGCGCCGGGCGAGTGGTCCGCCCTGCTGGCCTGGTTCGCCGCCATCGTCCTCGTTTCCGCGATCCGCTCCGTCGACATCTTCATCCTGTTTCCCCGGGTCCGCCGGAAGCCTTTCGACGGCCGGAAGATGATCCGCCGCTTCGGGCTCGGCACGTCGACCCTGGCCCTGCTGCTCGGCAGTTTCCCGATCTTCTTCTTTCCGCATCTCGCCGTCGTCGAGCGGGCGTATGCGTTCATGGTGTGTTTCGGCATGGCGGGGGGGAGCGTCACCGTCCTGAGCGCCAGCTTTCCGCTGATCGTGACCTATTGCACCGCCGTCCTGCTGCCGGGGGTTGCGGAGACCCTGATCGCGTATCAGCCGGGCGGGCAGAAATTCGCGGTGATCGGCATCGTCGGCTACATCTCGTCGTTCTTCTTCGCCCGGACCACGTCGCGGACGGTGCTGCGCGGCTTGCGCCTGATGCGCACGAACCAGGTGCTGACGCTGCGCTCCGAGCAGGAGAGGGTTCATCTCGAAGCGATGAAGAGCGACCTCGCGGACGCCAACGAGAGCCTGGAGCGCCGGGTGTGCGAGCGGACCGCCCAGCTCGCGCACGAGGTGGCCGAGCGCGAGCGCTACGCGGCGGCCCTGAGCCGGCTCGCCTCGACCGATCCGCTGACCGGGCTCTACAACCGCCCGACCTTCACCGCCCGCCTCGCCGGGCGCGCGGAGGGTTCGGTGGGGGCGCCCGGCCGGGTCGCGCTGCTGTTCATCGATCTCGACAGCTTCAAGCAGATCAACGACCTGCGCGGCCACGAGATGGGGGACCAGGTTCTGCGGCAAACCGCCGAGCGCGTCGCCCGGGTGATCGGCGCGACGGGGGACGTCGCGCGGTGGGGCGGCGACGAGTTCCTCGTCGCCCTGCCGGACTGCGGCGGCGAGGAGGCGCTCCGCCATGCCGAGCGGCTGATCGAGGCGATCAAGACGCCGATCACGGTGGGCGCGGATGTCTGCCGGGTCGAGGCCTCGGTGGGGGTGGCGCTCTATCCCGACAATGGCGATACCGCCGACAGCGTGATCCGCGCCGCCGATGTCGCGATGTATGCGGCGAAGCGCGAGGGCAAGAGCCGGGCCAAGCGCTTCGACCCGGTTCTCGCCGATGACATGGCGGATCGCTACGACCTCGAACAGGGCCTGCGGGACGCCATCAAGGGCGATCAGTTCCGCCTGGTGTTCCAGCCGATCATCGACGCGCGGACCGGCGCCTGCACGGCGTTCGAGGCGCTGCTGCGCTGGAATCACCCCGTGCGCGGCGCGGTCAGCCCGGCGACGTTCATCCCGGTCGCCGAGCAGAGCGGGCAGATCGAGCGGATCGGCCGCTGGGTGCTGGAAGAGGCGTGCCGCGCGGCGACCGGCTGGCCGGACCCCTCGATCGCCGTCACCGTCAACATCTCGGTCTCGCATGTGCTGGTCGGCAGCCTGCTCGATGACGTCGAGCACGCGCTGGCGGTTTCGGGTCTGCCGCCATCGCGCCTGAAGATCGAAATCACCGAGACGATGTTCCTGCACGACGCCGACCGGTCGGCGCCGCTGTTCGACAGGCTGCGGCAGATGGGCGTGGGAATCCTGCTCGACGATTTCGGCACCGGCTTCTCGTCGCTGTCCTTCCTCGGCAACCTGCCGATCGACGTGATCAAGATCGACCAGTCCTTCGTGCGCGACGCCGGGCGCAACGGCTATGCGACGATCGAGGCGATCCTCTCGATCGCCCGCGCGCTCGGGCTGCAGGTGACGGCCGAAGGCGTCGAGACGCCGGAACAGAACCGCAACCTGGTGGAGCGGGGCGTCGGCAGCGTTCAGGGGTATCTGTTCAGCCGTCCGATTCCCGCCGCGGGCGTGACGGACTGGCTGCGGATGACGGGGCGGGTGCCCGATCGTCCGTTCGATCCGGCCGCCGCGCCCGCCCTGGCGGCGAGCGCCTGA